Proteins co-encoded in one Arachis hypogaea cultivar Tifrunner chromosome 13, arahy.Tifrunner.gnm2.J5K5, whole genome shotgun sequence genomic window:
- the LOC140177584 gene encoding uncharacterized protein gives MKNGEVLEEVGEEVIGHEESCQEVKVEEACQEMEDYTYNANSILIIKIPNLCKSAIVKHPQTNGQVETANKVILKGLKKRLEGKKGSWANELASVLWSYRTSPQSSTGKTPFRLTYAVDAVIPVEVREPSPRLLIGGGSEAVEKDLIDETRQMAHLTETAIKQKIALRYNGKTLKRSLEEGDLVLRHNVIGPPIPGEGKLAANWEGPYKVREVLGKGAYKLERLDGSEVPRTWNMANLKRFYS, from the exons ATGAAGAATGGAGAAGTGCTAGAAGAGGTTGGTGAGGAAGTAATTGGACATGAAGAGTCTTGTCAAGAGGTGAAGGtggaagaagcttgccaagagaTGGAG gactatacttacaacgccaatTCTATTTTGATAATCAAAATTCCTAACTTATGCAAATCGGCCATTGTCAAGCACCCCCAAACCAACGGCCAGGTAGAgacagccaacaaagtcatcttAAAAGGGCTAAAGAAACGACTTGAAGGGAAGAAGGGCTCATGGGCAAACGAGCTAGCCTCAGTCTTATGGTCCTACAGAACCTCCCCCCAATCATCTACCGGCAAAACTCCCTTCCGACTCACATACGCGGTCGACGCAGTCATCCCAGTCGAAGTCAGGGAGCCGAGCCCAAGATTACTCATTGGAGGGGGTAGCGAGGCAGTCGAAAAGGATTTGATTGACGAAACAAGACAAATGGCACATCTAACAGAGACAGCAATCAAGCAAAAGATAGCCCTAAGGTACAATGGCAAAACACTGAAAAGAAGTCTCGAAGAAGGCGACTTGGTCTTACGACACAACGTCATAGGTCCACCAATCCCGGGAGAAGGAAAATTGGCCGCGAACTGGGAGGGCCCCTACAAGGTAAGAGAAGTCCTCGGCAAGGGCGCCTACAAGCTGGAGAGGTTGGATGGAAGCGAGGTACCGAGAACATGGAACATGGCAAACCTAAAGAGGTTCTACTCATAA